The genome window GGCAATTGTGGAAATCGTGGTGAAAGAAGGGCCTCAGCGTATCCAGGAGATCATAGATTACGGAATTAAATTTGACAAGGACCCCGCAGGTGTCTATGATCTTGCGAAGGAAGGGGGGCATTCAGAGCACCGTGTTTTACACTATAAAGACGTTACAGGGTACGAAATTGAGAGTGTTTTATTGAAGCAGATTCATGAGAATCCGAACATAGAGATATTAACACATTACTTTTGTTTGGAGTTAATTACCCAGCATCACCTCGGATTGTTTGTTGACAAGAGTACTAAAGTTATTAACTGTTTTGGTGTATATGCCTTTAACACAGAGCTTAACGATGTGGAAAAGATACTAGCAAAGGTAACTGTGCTGGCTTCTGGAGGAGCTGGACATGTGTATTCCAGCACTACAAATCCTGTAATTGCAACAGGTGATGGAATGGCAATGGTTTACCGTGCAAAGGGAAAATTGAGGAATATGGAGTTCATTCAGTTTCATCCTACCGCATTATACAACCCCGGAGAGTATCCATCCTTCTTAATATCGGAAGCAGTGAGGGGCTTTGGAGGCGTTCTGAGGCGTAAGAATGGTGATGAATTTATGTATGAATATGACGAAAGAGGGTCATTGGCACCACGTGATATTGTAGCCAGGGCGATAGATTCTGAGATGAAAAAATCGGGTGAAGATTTCGTTTATCTGGACATCAGGCACCGCTCAAAGACTGACATTCTGACACACTTTCCAAATATTTATGCGAAGTGTTTATCTATAGGTATAGACATGACTAAAGATTTAATTCCGGTTACTCCAGCTGCACATTATATGTGTGGTGGAATTTTAGTGGATGAATTCGGAAGATCTTCTATTCATAATTTATATGCTTGCGGAGAATGTTCTTCAACTGGATTACATGGAGCAAACCGGTTAGCTTCAAATTCTTTATTGGAAGCTCCTGTTTTTGCACACCGTATTTATCTGGATGCCATAGAAAAATTTAAAGACAGTGTTATTCCTGAAAATATTCCGGAGTGGAATGATCATGGGGTGGTTCAGTCTGATGAAGATATTCTGGTGACGCATAATTTGCGCGAAACTCAAAAACTCATGAGTGATTATGTAGGAATCGTTCGTTCAGATTTTAGACTGGACAGAGCGATGAGACGTTTATTTTTACTGCACGAAGAAACTGAAGAATTTTACAAAGCCAATAAAGTCTCTGTGAAATTATGTGAATTGAGAAATGTTATACAAGTTGCTTTCACAGTTATAAAATCTGCGAGGGCAAGAAAAGAAAGCAGGGGATTACATTATACAACTGATTATCCCGGTCATGCTGAAGAACTAATTGATACTATTTTTTAATATATATAGGAATATGCCCGTTATTTTACCGGTTTTAGATAAACACCCTAAATGGGGAGACAATTGTTTCATTGCGCCAAATGCAACTATAGTAGGGGATGTGACCATGGGAACTAATTGTTCCGTGTGGTTTAATGCTGTAATCAGAGGAGATGTAAACACAATTACAATCGGAAATGACAGTAATATTCAGGATGGTGCAGTGATCCATGCAACCTATCTTAAGGCAGCCACTACCATTGGTAACAGGGTATCTGTGGGGCATAATGCAATTGTACATGGCTGTATTCTTAAAGACCATGTACTGGTTGGAATGGGTGCGATCATCATGGATAATGCAGTTGTGGAAGAATATTGTATTATAGGAGCTGGGTCAGTTGTACTGGAAAATACAATTTGTGAGACTGGTTTTCTTTATGCAGGAACACCTGCAAAAAAAATAAAGCCCATTACTGAAGAGCAACGGGCTTTATTAAATAAGTTACCAGATAACTATATTATGTATTCGGACTGGTTCAGATAAACTATTTTTCCTTAGGTAAGGTAATGGTCTCATTTCTATCCCAGTTAGCCCGTATAGAGAGCTCTTTAGGCTCGTTATAGATGGTTTCCGGTTGTAAGCCCAGTTTTACATTACCAGTGTCCCAGACGCCATTTTTATTCGTGTCGTAGATAATTCTGATAAAGTATTTTCCGGCTCTGTAATTTGCAAATCTTACGGTGGTATCTCTGGATACCACCAAACTATTCACTAACGCTTTGGCTTCATTGGTAATTTCCAGCAAGAACTGTTTGTTGGGTTCGGGAACAATTATTTTAACCTGTAAAGTTCCATAATCATCTTTTTTGGCCAGCTGAAATTTCTTTAAGAACTCTTTGCTTTTAGTAGCAAACAGCCCCGTAAAAGCACCTTCACCAAACTTGATTTCATATATATTATTGGGTTGCCAAGGATACATAATGTGGTAAGCCAGGAAGTTTGCACTATCCTTTACAACTTTGAAATTTGTCTTGACCACAGAATCTTCCATCAAGGTTATTTTTGATGGATCTACGGCTTCAACCGGCATTCCAAAAGTCAAAGTAAATGGCTTATTAGGATTGATCAGGTTGGTTTCGATATTATCAGTTGCGACAACACTTCTTTTATAAGTATCTTTTTTTCCTCTGTTAAAAGTTACCGTTTGCAGTAATTTTCCATCATTAGTGACACTTATTTTAGTAGAATCAAAGCTTAAATCGGCTAACCAAACTTTTACAGAATCACCATTTTTATTGAATTTAACCAATTTAGTGGCATCCAGATTTTTGGGTTCCGTGACTACAATTTCTGGTTTTTTAAGTTTCTGATTAAAGTTCATCGAAATACTTCCATCCGCATTAAGCCTTCTATCATTGATCCTGAAAAGTATCGCGTCCTCTTTAAAGACCAGCATATTTACATTTTGTGTATCTTTTTTCAGTACAAGAGGCTCTTTAATAAAACCAATTTCATCAGAACTTTGCTGGTAAATTTTATCACTGCTTTGTTCTTTCAGTGCATACACTTTATAAGTATCTGCTCTTAAATTATTGATTTTATAATTCCCGCTGCTGTCTGTTAAGGTATAGATAGAAGCTTTCTTTTTTCCGAAGATACTGTCCCTGGATAGGGGCAGAACAAAAGCTACACCTTCGATCAGTGGTTTGCCTGTTTGAGATTCTTTGATGTTACCAGAAATACTTAAAGAGTCCAGGGAAGCACCAGTTGAAAAAACATAAGACAGATTTTTAATTACGTTTCCTTCATTCACATCACCAATAGCTTTTCCAAAATTTAGCGTGTAAGTTGTGTTCTTTTCCAGAGAATCAGTAAAAGTAATTTCCAGTGACTTGTCTTTAATTTTTAAAGTAGGCATGACCTCGACGTCCGGAGAAATGGAGAACTGTTTATATTGATCTGTCAATTTGAAATACTCATCAAACTGGATAATGATTTTCTTAGCCTTAAAATTTCTGGTTAAATTTTTCGGCGTCATGGAAAGCACTTTTGGCGGAGTTTTATCTTTTGGGCCTCCTTGAGGGCCCGGTCCAATGCTCGCGCAACCATATATCAGGGAAATTCCTGAAAATGTATAAAATAAACTCCTTGCAATCTTTAATAAGCTGTTTTTGGCCATTTATGTGCGATGTAATAGAATCTTTAACCTTTTTAATAACTATGATGTAAAAAGTCTGAAAGCTTCTTATATCGCTTTAAAATAAGCTGCTTTCAGACTGTATTATTTATGTTTGTAATTGATTGATTATCAATAAATTGTATTTTATTTGCTGATGTGTACCATCAAAACTGAAATGTCCGAAGGAGAAACACCGGAAATTCTTGATGCCTGCCCTAAAGTACGTGGTTTTATCTTCAATAATTTCTCTCTGGCCTCTTTTGACAGCGATCCTAATGAAGAATAATCAAAATCCGGATTGATATCTTTGTCTTCCATCTTTTGCATTTTGTTAACGATCTCCTGTTCTTTCAGGAAATAGCTTTCATACTTTACTTTGATCTCAGCCTGTTCAATAGTTTCCTGATCGAAAGGAGCCAGATATTCATCCAGGCTTTTGCTCACCTTTCTGAGATCGTCAATTCCAACCTGAGGCCTGCCCAGCACACTGACAATTTTAACATTTTGTGCTAAAGGTGT of Pedobacter cryoconitis contains these proteins:
- a CDS encoding gamma carbonic anhydrase family protein, with translation MPVILPVLDKHPKWGDNCFIAPNATIVGDVTMGTNCSVWFNAVIRGDVNTITIGNDSNIQDGAVIHATYLKAATTIGNRVSVGHNAIVHGCILKDHVLVGMGAIIMDNAVVEEYCIIGAGSVVLENTICETGFLYAGTPAKKIKPITEEQRALLNKLPDNYIMYSDWFR
- a CDS encoding Ig-like domain-containing domain codes for the protein MAKNSLLKIARSLFYTFSGISLIYGCASIGPGPQGGPKDKTPPKVLSMTPKNLTRNFKAKKIIIQFDEYFKLTDQYKQFSISPDVEVMPTLKIKDKSLEITFTDSLEKNTTYTLNFGKAIGDVNEGNVIKNLSYVFSTGASLDSLSISGNIKESQTGKPLIEGVAFVLPLSRDSIFGKKKASIYTLTDSSGNYKINNLRADTYKVYALKEQSSDKIYQQSSDEIGFIKEPLVLKKDTQNVNMLVFKEDAILFRINDRRLNADGSISMNFNQKLKKPEIVVTEPKNLDATKLVKFNKNGDSVKVWLADLSFDSTKISVTNDGKLLQTVTFNRGKKDTYKRSVVATDNIETNLINPNKPFTLTFGMPVEAVDPSKITLMEDSVVKTNFKVVKDSANFLAYHIMYPWQPNNIYEIKFGEGAFTGLFATKSKEFLKKFQLAKKDDYGTLQVKIIVPEPNKQFLLEITNEAKALVNSLVVSRDTTVRFANYRAGKYFIRIIYDTNKNGVWDTGNVKLGLQPETIYNEPKELSIRANWDRNETITLPKEK
- the nadB gene encoding L-aspartate oxidase gives rise to the protein MKNTDFLVIGSGIAGLSFALKAAKHGKVLIITKSNEDESNTKYAQGGVAVVVDKDDSFEKHIHDTLIAGDGLCDPAIVEIVVKEGPQRIQEIIDYGIKFDKDPAGVYDLAKEGGHSEHRVLHYKDVTGYEIESVLLKQIHENPNIEILTHYFCLELITQHHLGLFVDKSTKVINCFGVYAFNTELNDVEKILAKVTVLASGGAGHVYSSTTNPVIATGDGMAMVYRAKGKLRNMEFIQFHPTALYNPGEYPSFLISEAVRGFGGVLRRKNGDEFMYEYDERGSLAPRDIVARAIDSEMKKSGEDFVYLDIRHRSKTDILTHFPNIYAKCLSIGIDMTKDLIPVTPAAHYMCGGILVDEFGRSSIHNLYACGECSSTGLHGANRLASNSLLEAPVFAHRIYLDAIEKFKDSVIPENIPEWNDHGVVQSDEDILVTHNLRETQKLMSDYVGIVRSDFRLDRAMRRLFLLHEETEEFYKANKVSVKLCELRNVIQVAFTVIKSARARKESRGLHYTTDYPGHAEELIDTIF